A single window of Eleginops maclovinus isolate JMC-PN-2008 ecotype Puerto Natales chromosome 19, JC_Emac_rtc_rv5, whole genome shotgun sequence DNA harbors:
- the lclat1 gene encoding lysocardiolipin acyltransferase 1 isoform X1, with protein MAVSVRGLYFVVTLFLGSFFGSVFMLGPVLPLMLLSPAWYRWITDRIVATWLTLPVSLLELVFGVKVVITGDGFIPSERSVIIMNHRTRLDWMFLWCCLLRYSYLRLEKICLKAALKAVPGFGWAMQVACFVFIQRRWENDKKHMGNMLDYFCDIREPLQLLLFPEGTDLTENTRAKSDAFAVQHKLPKFEYVLHPRSTGFTFIVDRLRKGDNLDAVHDITVAYPKNIPQTERHLILGLFPREIHFHVRRYPVASLPTASSDLESWCRERWAEKEIRLRDFYSAQPRGFDREGVARVPPCKSELRVSLIKAASLLYWTSFIAFCFTGLWLWAPFRLYFLVMVGVFMAQQKLIGGVELLELACHRYWKSMAANKGEKSKVLEAKMQ; from the exons ATGGCTGTGTCGGTGCGAGGCCTGTACTTTGTCGTGACCCTTTTTCTGGGGAGCTTCTTTGGAAGTGTCTTCATGCTGGGTCCAGTTCTGCCCCTCATGCTGCTGTCCCCTGCTTGGTACCGCTGGATCACGGATCGCATCGTCGCTACGTGGCTGACCCTGCCTGTG TCGTTGCTAGAGCTGGTATTTGGGGTGAAGGTGGTGATCACGGGAGATGGCTTCATTCCGAGTGAGCGAAGCGTGATCATCATGAACCACCGGACCCGCCTGGACTGGATGTTCCTCTGGTGTTGTCTGCTCAGGTACAGCTACCTTCGTCTGGAGAAGATCTGCCTCAAGGCGGCCCTGAAGGCGGTGCCTGGCTTTG GCTGGGCAATGCAGGTAGCATGCTTCGTCTTTATTCAGCGTCGGTGGGAGAATGACAAGAAGCACATGGGCAACATGCTGGACTACTTCTGTGACATCAGAGAGCCCCTTCAGCTGCTCTTGTTCCCCGAGGGCACAGACCTCACTG AAAATACAAGAGCAAAGAGTGATGCGTTTGCTGTCCAGCACAAGCTGCCGAAATTTGAGTACGTGTTGCATCCCCGCAGCACTGGATTCACCTTCATTGTGGACAGACTGCGAAAAG GAGACAACCTGGATGCCGTCCATGATATTACAGTGGCATACCCCAAGAACATCCCTCAGACCGAACGCCACCTCATCCTGGGGCTTTTCCCCCGTGAGATCCACTTCCATGTTCGTCGCTACCCGGTGGCTTCCCTGCCGACCGCCTCGTCCGACCTGGAGTCTTGGTGCCGAGAGCGCTGGGCCGAGAAAGAGATCCGCCTGCGGGACTTCTACTCAGCCCAGCCTCGGGGCTTCGACAGGGAAGGCGTTGCCCGTGTGCCACCTTGTAAGTCGGAGCTGCGGGTGTCCCTGATAAAAGCCGCCTCACTGCTCTACTGGACCAGCTTCATCGCCTTCTGCTTCACTGGCCTGTGGCTCTGGGCCCCATTCAGGCTCTACTTCCTGGTCATGGTGGGAGTATTTATGGCCCAGCAGAAGCTGATTGGCGGGGTGGAGCTGCTGGAGTTAGCCTGCCATCGATACTGGAAGTCCATGGCTGCCAACAAGGGTGAGAAGAGTAAGGTGCTTGAAGCGAAGATGCAGTGA
- the lclat1 gene encoding lysocardiolipin acyltransferase 1 isoform X2, which produces MNHRTRLDWMFLWCCLLRYSYLRLEKICLKAALKAVPGFGWAMQVACFVFIQRRWENDKKHMGNMLDYFCDIREPLQLLLFPEGTDLTENTRAKSDAFAVQHKLPKFEYVLHPRSTGFTFIVDRLRKGDNLDAVHDITVAYPKNIPQTERHLILGLFPREIHFHVRRYPVASLPTASSDLESWCRERWAEKEIRLRDFYSAQPRGFDREGVARVPPCKSELRVSLIKAASLLYWTSFIAFCFTGLWLWAPFRLYFLVMVGVFMAQQKLIGGVELLELACHRYWKSMAANKGEKSKVLEAKMQ; this is translated from the exons ATGAACCACCGGACCCGCCTGGACTGGATGTTCCTCTGGTGTTGTCTGCTCAGGTACAGCTACCTTCGTCTGGAGAAGATCTGCCTCAAGGCGGCCCTGAAGGCGGTGCCTGGCTTTG GCTGGGCAATGCAGGTAGCATGCTTCGTCTTTATTCAGCGTCGGTGGGAGAATGACAAGAAGCACATGGGCAACATGCTGGACTACTTCTGTGACATCAGAGAGCCCCTTCAGCTGCTCTTGTTCCCCGAGGGCACAGACCTCACTG AAAATACAAGAGCAAAGAGTGATGCGTTTGCTGTCCAGCACAAGCTGCCGAAATTTGAGTACGTGTTGCATCCCCGCAGCACTGGATTCACCTTCATTGTGGACAGACTGCGAAAAG GAGACAACCTGGATGCCGTCCATGATATTACAGTGGCATACCCCAAGAACATCCCTCAGACCGAACGCCACCTCATCCTGGGGCTTTTCCCCCGTGAGATCCACTTCCATGTTCGTCGCTACCCGGTGGCTTCCCTGCCGACCGCCTCGTCCGACCTGGAGTCTTGGTGCCGAGAGCGCTGGGCCGAGAAAGAGATCCGCCTGCGGGACTTCTACTCAGCCCAGCCTCGGGGCTTCGACAGGGAAGGCGTTGCCCGTGTGCCACCTTGTAAGTCGGAGCTGCGGGTGTCCCTGATAAAAGCCGCCTCACTGCTCTACTGGACCAGCTTCATCGCCTTCTGCTTCACTGGCCTGTGGCTCTGGGCCCCATTCAGGCTCTACTTCCTGGTCATGGTGGGAGTATTTATGGCCCAGCAGAAGCTGATTGGCGGGGTGGAGCTGCTGGAGTTAGCCTGCCATCGATACTGGAAGTCCATGGCTGCCAACAAGGGTGAGAAGAGTAAGGTGCTTGAAGCGAAGATGCAGTGA
- the LOC134881797 gene encoding protein yippee-like 5, with the protein MGRIFLDHIGGTRLFSCANCDTILTNRSELISTRFTGATGRAFLFNKVVNLQYSEVQDRVMLTGRHMVRDVSCKNCNSKLGWIYEFATEDSQRYKEGRVILERALVRESEGFEEHIPSDNS; encoded by the exons ATGGGACGCATCTTCCTGGACCACATTGGCGGCACTCGCCTCTTCTCCTGTGCCAACTGTGACACTATCCTGACCAACAGGTCTGAGCTCATCTCAACACGCTTCACAGGAGCCACAGGCAGAGCCTTCCTCTTCAACAAG GTGGTGAACCTCCAGTACAGCGAGGTGCAGGACAGAGTAATGCTAACCGGCAGACACATGGTGAGGGACGTCAGCTGCAAGAACTGCAACAGCAAGTTGGGTTGGATCTATGAGTTTGCCACCGAGGACAGTCAGCGATACAAGGAGGGTCGTGTCATCCTGGAGAGGGCGCTGGTTAGGGAGAGTGAGGGCTTTGAGGAGCACATCCCCTCAGACAACTCATGA